One part of the Haliaeetus albicilla chromosome 27, bHalAlb1.1, whole genome shotgun sequence genome encodes these proteins:
- the EGR1 gene encoding early growth response protein 1, producing MAAAKAEMQLLPPLQISDPFGAFPHSPPAMDTHYPKLEEMMLLGGGGPQFLAPPGAPESAGFGAAGEPGEQHFEHLAADTFPEISLNNEKTLPETSYPNQTTRLPPITYTGRFSLEPAPNSSNTLWPEPLFSLVSGLVGMANAPPTSTPSSSSPSSSSQTPPLSCSVQASENSPIYSAAPTFPNSSSDIFPDPQTQSFPNPSGPPIQYPPPAYPTAKTNFQVPMIPDYLFPQQQGELSLVPADQKPFPTLETRAQQPSLTPLSTIKAFATQTGSQELKTLNTNYQSQLIKPSRMRKYPNRPSKTPPHERPYACPVESCDRRFSRSDELTRHIRIHTGQKPFQCRICMRNFSRSDHLTTHIRTHTGEKPFACDICGRKFARSDERKRHTKIHLRQKDKKVEKAAPVSTASPVPAYSSSVTTSYPSSIATTYPSPVRTVYSSPAPSSYPSPAHTTFPSPSIATTYSSGTATFQTQVATSFSSPGVTNNFSSQVTSALSDMTSAFSPRTIEIC from the exons ATGGCCGCGGCCAAGGCAGAGATGCAGCTCCTGCCCCCGCTGCAGATCTCCGACCCCTTCGGCGCCTTCCCACACTCGCCCCCCGCCATGGACACTCACTACCCCAAGCTGGAGGAGATGATGCTGCTGGGTGGCGGGGGCCCGCAGTTCCTCGCCCCCCCCGGGGCGCCCGAGAGCGCGGGCTTCGGCGCCGCCGGGGAGCCCGGGGAGCAGCACTTCGAGCACCTCGCGGCAG ACACTTTTCCCGAGATCTCCCTGAACAACGAGAAAACCCTGCCAGAAACCAGCTATCCCAACCAAACGACGCGACTGCCACCGATAACCTACACGGGGCGCTTCTCCCTCGAGCCGGCCCCCAACAGTAGCAACACCTTATGGCCAGAGCCCCTCTTCAGCCTCGTCAGCGGGCTGGTGGGCATGGCTAATGCACCTCCCACCTCTACGCCTTCTTCATCGtcaccatcctcctcctcgcAGACCCCCCCTCTGAGCTGTTCTGTCCAAGCCAGCGAGAACAGCCCAATCTATTCGGCTGCACCAACTTTTCCCAATTCCAGCTCTGACATTTTCCCTGACCCGCAGACCCAGTCCTTTCCCAACCCTTCCGGACCCCCCATCCAGTATCCACCTCCAGCTTATCCGACTGCTAAAACCAACTTTCAGGTGCCAATGATCCCGGATTACCTGTTCCCTCAGCAACAGGGTGAGCTCAGTCTTGTTCCGGCTGATCAGAAGCCCTTCCCAACCCTTGAGACCAGAGCACAGCAGCCTTCCCTCACGCCACTGTCCACTATTAAGGCATTTGCTACTCAGACTGGCTCCCAAGAGTTGAAGACCCTCAACACTAACTATCAGTCCCAGCTGATCAAGCCCAGCAGGATGAGGAAATACCCAAACCGTCCCAGCAAGACCCCTCCTCATGAGCGGCCCTATGCCTGCCCGGTGGAGTCCTGTGACCGGAGGTTTTCACGGTCCGACGAGCTAACGCGGCACATCCGCATCCACACGGGACAGAAACCATTCCAGTGCCGCATTTGCATGCGGAACTTCAGCAGGAGCGACCACTTGACTACGCACATCCGCACACACACAGGAGAGAAGCCATTTGCCTGTGACATTTGTGGCAGAAAGTTTGCCAGAAGTGATGAGAGGAAGAGACACACTAAAATCCACCTTAGgcagaaggacaagaaggtggaaAAGGCAGCTCCGGTCTCAACGGCTTCCCCAGTTCCTGCCTACTCATCCTCTGTGACTACATCCTATCCTTCCTCCATTGCCACCACTTACCCCTCACCAGTGCGCACAGTGTAttcctcccctgctccctcttcctatCCCTCCCCTGCACACACCACATTCCCATCTCCTTCTATAGCAACCACTTACtcctctggcactgccacttTTCAGACCCAAGTGGCCACCTCCTTCTCATCTCCAGGGGTCACCAACAATTTCAGCTCACAGGTGACCTCAGCACTTTCAGACATGACGTCAGCCTTTTCTCCAAGGACAATTGAGATTTGCTGA